A single genomic interval of Rosistilla ulvae harbors:
- a CDS encoding PSD1 and planctomycete cytochrome C domain-containing protein — MLLRILSSMGLCLVWHLCCFAEQSQVDFNRDIRPILSNHCFSCHGPDAEHRQAGLRLDEAEPALAELDSGDRAIVPGDVDASTLIARIASDDEGDVMPPVDFHKPLTAKQKQLLTDWIAQGAPFSAHWSLLPPVKAAPPAISDPSIQADGPIDQFIARKAIDAGLSINPPADRRSLIRRATFDLTGLPPTLQEVRDFVDDKSPNAYEKLIDRLLESKRFGEHQARYWLDLVRYGDTHGLHLDNYREMWPYRDWVIAAINDNKPLDEFITEQLAGDLIPNATLQQQIASGFNRLNVTTSEGGSIYDEVYVRNCVDRVSAFGTVFLGMTTGCAVCHDHKFDPISARDFYSLFAYFNSLDGRALDGNKKDHPPTVQVPTAEHESQLKQLREELDLLDIEMEGDLTGVDEAQHRWEQRLTGGQAIQWVPLIPDKVTTESDLKLEQLEDGSVKATGTPAATDTLVIEAPVPAGDNWQLLQLEVLAEENKPGGISSNGNAVLTEMEVEIASPMSGNRWLPVKLIYGEADYEQPDGKFAIGYAFDGKQDKDAGWAIGGHLNPGTRSAWLVASSFLTDGADSRLRIKLHFKSQWAGHQFGQVRLSVSDAVPQPAADQQLVLGDWDQTGPFPVEYPTAGYFRTFASEGRKFNADEKFGSHEVPWTKQPTYADAAAHDLPTVGDEPSVVLLHRTIEAKTPQKVTLLLGTQDGLVLFVNQKKQGELQQQRDFASLRDEYEIDLKQGVNHILLKVVSHGGRPSRFAFAVRSPSAPVPASIVEIAKLDPAARTDDQADAIRAYYRRVASIDPDWLVLRAQKDGLLNQITAVEKSFPTTLVWKELKEPRPSHVLLRGEYDQKGEVVPRAVPAALPPLPEGVPNDRMGLAKWLTDPSHPLTARVAVNRYWQQLFGTGIVKTSEDFGAQGEPPSHPQLLDWLAIDFRDSGWDVKRMVKQIMMSQTYRRDQHVSPQQRDSDPSNRLLARGARFRLDAEMLRDQALMASGLLVEKQGGPSVKPPQPEGLWEAVGYSGSDTVNFKPDSGEKIYRRSLYTFWKRTSGPPTMTMLDAPSRESCTARRERTNTPLQALMMLNELQFVECSRNLGQRVIAEGGSDDAQKIAWAFETLTSRTPSETETAELVGLLNDARAAFAKDPENANRLIKLGQSPTPDSIDPIELAAWTAVASTLINLDEVVTK; from the coding sequence ATGTTGCTACGCATTCTATCGTCGATGGGTCTGTGCCTGGTTTGGCATCTTTGTTGTTTTGCCGAACAATCGCAGGTCGATTTCAATCGCGACATTCGTCCCATCCTCTCCAACCATTGCTTTTCCTGCCACGGTCCCGATGCGGAACACCGTCAGGCGGGACTGCGATTGGATGAAGCCGAACCGGCTTTGGCGGAACTCGACAGCGGCGATCGAGCGATCGTCCCCGGCGACGTCGACGCCAGCACTCTGATCGCGCGGATCGCCAGCGACGACGAAGGCGATGTCATGCCGCCGGTCGATTTCCACAAACCGCTCACGGCCAAGCAGAAGCAATTGCTGACCGACTGGATCGCTCAAGGGGCTCCCTTCAGCGCCCACTGGTCGCTGCTGCCGCCCGTGAAAGCAGCCCCGCCGGCGATCTCCGATCCATCGATCCAAGCCGATGGTCCGATCGATCAATTCATCGCCCGCAAGGCGATCGACGCGGGACTGTCGATCAATCCGCCAGCCGATCGGCGGTCGCTGATCCGCCGCGCCACCTTCGACCTGACCGGGCTGCCGCCGACACTGCAAGAGGTTCGCGATTTCGTCGACGACAAGTCGCCCAACGCTTACGAAAAATTGATCGACCGATTGTTGGAGTCGAAGCGATTTGGCGAGCACCAAGCTCGCTACTGGTTGGACCTGGTCCGCTACGGCGACACGCACGGTCTGCACCTGGACAACTACCGCGAGATGTGGCCCTATCGCGATTGGGTGATCGCAGCGATCAACGACAATAAACCGCTGGACGAATTCATCACCGAACAACTCGCCGGCGACCTGATCCCCAACGCCACGCTGCAGCAACAGATCGCCAGCGGCTTCAATCGACTGAACGTCACGACAAGCGAAGGGGGATCGATCTACGACGAGGTCTACGTCCGTAACTGCGTCGATCGCGTCTCCGCGTTTGGCACTGTCTTCCTGGGCATGACCACCGGCTGCGCGGTCTGCCACGATCACAAGTTCGATCCGATCTCGGCTCGCGACTTCTATTCGCTGTTTGCCTATTTCAACAGTCTCGATGGCCGAGCGTTGGACGGCAACAAGAAGGATCACCCGCCAACGGTTCAAGTGCCGACGGCAGAGCACGAGAGCCAACTGAAACAACTGCGGGAAGAACTCGATTTGCTCGACATCGAGATGGAGGGTGACCTGACGGGGGTCGACGAAGCGCAGCACCGTTGGGAACAGCGACTGACCGGTGGCCAAGCGATCCAGTGGGTCCCGTTGATACCCGATAAAGTGACAACCGAAAGCGATTTGAAGCTGGAGCAATTAGAAGATGGTTCGGTCAAAGCGACCGGCACCCCAGCGGCGACCGACACGCTTGTGATCGAAGCTCCCGTGCCCGCTGGCGACAACTGGCAACTGCTGCAATTGGAAGTCCTGGCCGAAGAGAACAAGCCGGGCGGAATCAGCAGCAATGGCAATGCGGTCCTGACCGAGATGGAGGTCGAAATCGCATCGCCGATGTCGGGCAATCGCTGGCTGCCGGTGAAGTTGATCTATGGCGAAGCCGATTACGAACAGCCCGACGGCAAGTTTGCGATCGGGTATGCGTTCGACGGCAAGCAGGACAAAGACGCCGGCTGGGCGATCGGCGGCCACTTGAATCCCGGCACGCGATCGGCGTGGCTTGTCGCGTCGAGCTTCCTGACCGACGGTGCCGATTCGCGGTTGCGAATCAAATTGCACTTCAAATCGCAGTGGGCCGGACATCAATTCGGGCAGGTCCGTTTGAGTGTCAGCGATGCCGTTCCGCAACCGGCTGCCGACCAACAACTTGTCCTTGGCGACTGGGATCAAACGGGACCGTTTCCAGTGGAATACCCCACCGCGGGCTACTTCCGAACTTTCGCCTCCGAGGGGCGTAAATTTAACGCCGATGAAAAGTTCGGCAGCCACGAAGTGCCATGGACGAAACAACCGACCTACGCCGATGCCGCGGCGCACGATCTGCCGACCGTTGGCGACGAGCCTTCGGTCGTCTTATTGCATCGCACGATCGAGGCGAAGACACCTCAAAAGGTGACGCTGCTGTTAGGCACTCAAGACGGCCTCGTGTTGTTTGTTAATCAGAAGAAGCAGGGCGAGCTGCAGCAGCAGCGAGACTTCGCGTCGCTGCGAGACGAATACGAAATCGACCTGAAGCAGGGAGTGAATCACATCCTATTAAAGGTCGTCAGCCATGGCGGGCGACCGAGTCGGTTTGCCTTTGCCGTTCGATCCCCTTCGGCTCCAGTCCCCGCATCAATTGTGGAGATTGCCAAGTTGGATCCCGCCGCGCGGACCGACGACCAGGCGGATGCGATCCGCGCCTACTATCGCCGCGTCGCCAGCATCGATCCCGATTGGCTGGTGTTGCGAGCTCAAAAAGATGGGCTCTTGAACCAGATCACCGCCGTCGAAAAATCGTTCCCGACGACCTTGGTTTGGAAGGAATTGAAAGAGCCGCGGCCGAGCCACGTCCTGCTGCGTGGCGAATACGACCAGAAGGGCGAAGTGGTCCCGCGAGCGGTACCGGCCGCGCTGCCGCCGCTGCCCGAAGGCGTTCCAAACGATCGGATGGGGCTAGCGAAATGGTTGACCGATCCCAGCCATCCTCTAACAGCCCGCGTTGCGGTGAACCGCTATTGGCAGCAGCTGTTTGGCACCGGCATCGTCAAGACGAGCGAAGACTTTGGCGCTCAAGGCGAACCGCCAAGCCATCCGCAACTGCTCGATTGGCTGGCAATCGATTTCCGCGATTCGGGCTGGGATGTGAAGCGGATGGTCAAACAGATCATGATGTCGCAGACCTACCGCCGCGACCAACACGTCTCGCCACAGCAACGCGACAGCGACCCGAGCAATCGGCTGCTGGCCCGCGGGGCACGGTTCCGCTTGGATGCGGAGATGTTGCGAGACCAAGCGTTGATGGCCAGCGGACTGCTGGTCGAGAAACAGGGTGGCCCGAGCGTCAAGCCGCCGCAACCCGAAGGGCTTTGGGAAGCGGTTGGATATTCGGGTTCGGACACCGTCAATTTCAAACCCGACAGCGGCGAAAAGATCTACCGCCGCAGCCTCTACACATTCTGGAAACGGACGAGCGGCCCGCCGACGATGACGATGCTGGACGCGCCGAGCCGCGAATCGTGCACGGCGCGGCGAGAGCGAACCAACACGCCGCTGCAGGCATTGATGATGCTCAACGAATTGCAGTTCGTCGAATGCTCGCGGAACCTCGGCCAACGCGTGATCGCCGAAGGGGGCAGCGACGACGCCCAAAAGATCGCTTGGGCTTTTGAAACGCTGACCTCGAGAACTCCTTCGGAAACCGAAACGGCTGAACTGGTCGGACTGCTCAACGACGCCCGCGCGGCGTTTGCCAAAGACCCCGAAAATGCAAACCGCTTGATCAAGCTGGGGCAATCGCCCACGCCCGATTCGATCGACCCGATCGAACTTGCAGCTTGGACCGCCGTGGCGAGCACGTTAATCAACCTGGATGAAGTGGTGACAAAATGA